GAATCTGAATGAGAGAATTTAAATTTACCCATACTTTAAACACGAGCAGCCGCTGGACTTATGATTTGCTGGTTAAATGGGGCGTGCCCGAAGATCTGGCAGCTTTTGTCAATCTTTTCCTGCTCCTTTTTGCCCTGATCGGAATTGTTTATGTTTTTCATTATGTAGTAAGACGGATACTCCGGATTGCATTAATCCGTTTTAGTAAACGTTCAAAATTTAAATTCTTTCATCATTTACTCAATAACCGGTTCCCGCATTTCCTGGCTCAGTGCGCTCCGCTGATACTGGTTAATGCAGTCATTCCGACTCTGTTTTCAGATTTCCCGGATATGATCAAACCGATGAATGCCATTACTGATGTTTATATGGTATTTATTGTGATCTGGATGCTGATGGCACTGATTAAAGCCAGCGGCGATGACCTGCGGACTAAATCCACTTTCCGGGAAAAACCGATAGACAGCTATATACAGGTGATCAGGATGATCCTCTATCTGATGGGGGCTGTAGTTATATTTTCGCATTTAACCGGACAATCTCCAATTGCATTTTTTACGGCAATGGGTGCCATTTCGGCTGTATTACTATTGATGTTTAAGGATACTATCATGGGTTTTGTGGCCAGTATACAGGTAACGGCCAATGATACGGTAAGAATTGGCGACTGGATCACGATGACAAAATACGGGGCCGACGGAGATGTTATTGCCATTAACCTGACTACAGTTAAAGTACAGAACTTCGATAAAACCATCACCACTATTCCTACCTATTCGCTGATTTCAGATTCTTTTCAGAACTGGCGTGGGATGAGCGAGGCCGGTGGCAGAAGAATCAAAAGAGCCATTCTGATTAAACAGGCAACCATCCGGTTTATCACTCCTGCAGAAGTAGAAGAATTCAAAAAAATTCAGTCTCTGACCAGTTATATTGAACACCGGCAAAAAGACATTGATAAAAACAATGAACGTTTAGGTATAGACAAATCACTTTTAATCAATGGCAGAAACCTGACCAATGCCGGGCTTTACAGAAAGTATATTGATAATTATCTGAACAGCCATTCGGGCACGCATAAAAAAATGACGATGATGGTCAGACATCTTGCCCCTACACCCAATGGTTTACCCATTGAGCTTTATGCCTTTACCAGCACGACAAAATGGGCCGACTACGAATACATCATGGCCGATATTTTTGACCATATGATTGCAGCCGCCCGTTATTTTGACCTGCAGATTTACGAAACTGAGGCTTCAGGAGACACCACCACCATTAGCTTTAATGATCCTTTAACAGTCAGCCGTCAACCGGTTTCAAATCCGGCTAAACTTTAATCCATCAGCTGGATCGCAGTACTGTAATCTATCTTACCATTTGGTGTCAGCGGAACCGACTCCACGAATTTAACTTTAACCATACTCGGATGCACGTTTAGTTTCTCTTTCAATATCGATTTCA
This portion of the Pedobacter lusitanus genome encodes:
- a CDS encoding mechanosensitive ion channel family protein yields the protein MREFKFTHTLNTSSRWTYDLLVKWGVPEDLAAFVNLFLLLFALIGIVYVFHYVVRRILRIALIRFSKRSKFKFFHHLLNNRFPHFLAQCAPLILVNAVIPTLFSDFPDMIKPMNAITDVYMVFIVIWMLMALIKASGDDLRTKSTFREKPIDSYIQVIRMILYLMGAVVIFSHLTGQSPIAFFTAMGAISAVLLLMFKDTIMGFVASIQVTANDTVRIGDWITMTKYGADGDVIAINLTTVKVQNFDKTITTIPTYSLISDSFQNWRGMSEAGGRRIKRAILIKQATIRFITPAEVEEFKKIQSLTSYIEHRQKDIDKNNERLGIDKSLLINGRNLTNAGLYRKYIDNYLNSHSGTHKKMTMMVRHLAPTPNGLPIELYAFTSTTKWADYEYIMADIFDHMIAAARYFDLQIYETEASGDTTTISFNDPLTVSRQPVSNPAKL